A stretch of the Bacillaceae bacterium S4-13-56 genome encodes the following:
- the topA gene encoding type I DNA topoisomerase → MADYLVIVESPAKAKTIERYLGKKYKVKASMGHVRDLPKSQTGVDVEDNFKPKYITIRGKGPVLKELRTAAKKAKKVYLAADPDREGEAIAWHLAHSLELDDTSDCRVVFNEITKEAIVESFKHPRGIDMDLVNAQQARRILDRLVGYNISPLLWKKVKKGLSAGRVQSVAVRLIIDREKEIKNFKPEEYWSISAQFKYKKEKFEGAFYGVDGEKVDLSSKKDVDEVLNQLNGSDFNVDKVNKRERKRNPSVPFTTSSLQQEAARKLNFRARKTMMIAQQLYEGIELSKKEGTVGLITYMRTDSTRIADSAKKEAADFIQKEYGKDYLGEQKGAKKSQNAQDAHEAIRPTSSFRNPKVVKQYLSRDQYRLYKLIWERFIASQMAPAIMDTVTVHLLNQKVEFRATGSQVKFKGFMKVYVEGTDDEKKEEDKLLPDLIEGMKVKADTIDPNQHFTQPPPRYTEARLVRTMEELGIGRPSTYAPTLDTIQRRGYVALDNRRFIPTELGEIVTSIMKEHFPEIIDVDFTVKMEGDLDAIEEGKEQWVKVIDSFYGGFSKRLEKAEEEMAKIEIKDEPAGEDCEQCGSEMVFKMGRYGKFMACSNFPECRNTKPILKEIGVKCPNCKDGNIVERKSKKRRTFYGCDNFPECDFVSWDKPINRPCPKCQSLLVEKKLKKGIQIQCTKCDYKEQQQQ, encoded by the coding sequence ATGGCAGATTATCTTGTAATAGTAGAGTCTCCAGCAAAAGCAAAAACAATTGAACGATATCTGGGGAAAAAATATAAAGTAAAAGCATCCATGGGACATGTCCGTGACTTGCCTAAAAGTCAGACGGGTGTTGATGTGGAGGATAATTTCAAACCGAAATATATAACGATCAGAGGAAAAGGTCCTGTTCTAAAGGAATTAAGAACCGCTGCAAAAAAAGCCAAAAAAGTTTATTTGGCAGCTGACCCAGATAGAGAAGGAGAAGCTATTGCGTGGCATTTAGCTCATAGTCTTGAGTTAGATGACACTTCTGATTGCCGAGTGGTTTTTAATGAAATAACAAAAGAAGCCATTGTTGAGTCGTTTAAGCATCCTCGTGGAATTGATATGGACCTTGTCAATGCCCAACAAGCTAGAAGAATCTTAGACAGATTAGTTGGATATAACATTAGTCCTTTGTTATGGAAAAAAGTAAAAAAAGGATTAAGCGCTGGTCGAGTACAGTCCGTAGCCGTTCGACTTATCATTGATAGGGAAAAGGAAATAAAAAATTTTAAGCCTGAGGAATACTGGTCTATTTCTGCTCAATTTAAGTATAAGAAAGAAAAATTTGAAGGAGCATTTTATGGGGTGGATGGTGAAAAGGTAGATCTCTCCTCGAAGAAAGATGTAGATGAAGTTTTAAATCAACTTAACGGAAGTGATTTTAACGTTGATAAAGTAAACAAGAGAGAGAGAAAGAGAAACCCGTCAGTGCCATTTACTACTTCTTCCTTGCAGCAAGAAGCTGCACGTAAGCTTAACTTTCGTGCTCGAAAAACCATGATGATTGCTCAACAACTTTATGAAGGAATTGAATTGAGCAAGAAAGAGGGTACAGTCGGTTTAATCACCTACATGAGAACGGATTCTACAAGGATTGCAGATTCTGCTAAGAAGGAAGCTGCTGACTTTATACAAAAAGAATATGGTAAGGATTATTTAGGAGAACAAAAAGGGGCTAAGAAATCTCAAAATGCACAAGATGCACATGAAGCTATACGTCCTACATCATCCTTTCGAAACCCTAAAGTGGTGAAACAGTATCTTTCTAGAGATCAGTATCGACTCTACAAATTAATTTGGGAGCGTTTTATTGCAAGTCAAATGGCTCCAGCGATCATGGATACTGTAACGGTTCATTTGTTGAACCAAAAGGTTGAGTTCCGTGCTACTGGATCCCAAGTTAAATTTAAGGGATTCATGAAAGTTTATGTAGAAGGTACTGATGATGAGAAAAAGGAAGAAGATAAATTACTTCCTGATTTAATTGAAGGAATGAAAGTAAAGGCTGATACAATAGACCCTAATCAGCATTTTACTCAACCACCTCCAAGATATACAGAGGCACGATTAGTTCGTACAATGGAGGAGCTAGGGATTGGGCGCCCTTCAACTTATGCACCTACTCTTGACACGATCCAACGCAGAGGTTATGTTGCTTTAGATAATCGCCGTTTCATACCAACTGAGCTTGGAGAAATAGTAACCAGTATAATGAAAGAGCACTTCCCAGAGATAATTGATGTTGATTTCACCGTTAAAATGGAAGGTGATCTGGATGCTATTGAAGAAGGAAAAGAACAGTGGGTAAAGGTTATAGATTCCTTCTATGGTGGATTTTCAAAAAGATTAGAAAAAGCTGAAGAAGAAATGGCTAAAATTGAAATTAAAGATGAGCCAGCAGGGGAAGATTGCGAACAATGCGGAAGTGAAATGGTATTCAAAATGGGTCGGTACGGCAAGTTTATGGCTTGTTCAAATTTTCCTGAGTGCCGAAACACGAAACCTATTCTAAAAGAAATAGGGGTCAAGTGTCCGAATTGTAAAGATGGGAACATAGTTGAGAGAAAGAGTAAAAAACGGAGAACATTTTATGGTTGTGATAATTTCCCTGAGTGTGATTTTGTTTCATGGGATAAACCAATTAACCGTCCCTGTCCGAAATGTCAATCACTGCTTGTTGAGAAAAAGCTTAAAAAAGGGATACAAATACAGTGTACGAAGTGTGATTATAAAGAACAGCAACAACAGTAA